Proteins found in one Oncorhynchus gorbuscha isolate QuinsamMale2020 ecotype Even-year linkage group LG15, OgorEven_v1.0, whole genome shotgun sequence genomic segment:
- the hs2st1b gene encoding heparan sulfate 2-O-sulfotransferase 1 codes for LVIRYRYCPNYFPSDRYGVRGKPVYINVVRDPIQRLVSYYYFLRFGDDYRPGLRRRKQGDKKTFDECVSAGGSDCASEKLWLQIPFFCGHYSECWNVGSRWALDQAKYNLLNEYLLVGVTEELEDFIMMLEAALPRFFKGATGLYKTGKKSHLRKTTEKKPPTKESIAKLQQSDIWKMENEFYEFAQEQFQFVRAHAVREKDGELYLLAQNFFYEKIYPKVN; via the exons CTATTTTCCCTCTGATAGGTATGGGGTGAGAGGTAAACCTGTTTACATCAACGTGGTCCGGGACCCCATCCAACGCCTCGTATCGTACTACTACTTCCTGAGGTTTGGAGATGACTACAGGCCTGGCCTTCGACGGAGAAAACAAGGTGACAAAAAG accttTGATGAGTGTGTGTCAGCAGGTGGTTCTGACTGTGCCTCTGAGAAGCTTTGGCTCCAGATCCCGTTCTTCTGCGGACACTACTCAGAGTGCTG GAATGTAGGCAGCAGGTGGGCCCTGGATCAGGCCAAGTATAACCTACTGAATGAATATCTACTAGTTGGGGTGACAGAGGAGCTGGAGGACTTTATCATGATGCTGGAGGCAGCCCTGCCCCGCTTCTTCAAGGGTGCCACAGGCCTCTACAAAACAG GTAAGAAGTCCCACCTGCGTAAGACCACGGAGAAGAAGCCACCCACCAAGGAGTCCATCGCCAAGCTGCAGCAGTCCGACATCTGGAAGATGGAGAACGAGTTCTACGAGTTTGCCCAGGAGCAGTTCCAATTTGTCAGAGCCCACGCTGTCCGGGAGAAGGACGGGGAACTCTACCTGCTGGCACAGAACTTCTTCTATGAGAAAATCTACCCCAAAGTGAACTAG